The following proteins are encoded in a genomic region of Hymenobacter siberiensis:
- the tnpA gene encoding IS200/IS605 family transposase, which yields MKQRTGSHSVHKLEVHLVWSTKYRYQVLTGDVQLRCRDLLRQTCNTLDVGILKGVVSKDHIHLHVSYPPALAVIELMRRLKGRSAKLLLQEFPELKRRYWGGHFWGIGYGAWSVGNITDELLEAYLNHHKDQPNGDENFILE from the coding sequence ATGAAGCAGCGAACAGGCAGCCATTCGGTTCACAAGCTGGAAGTGCATCTGGTGTGGAGCACAAAATATCGCTACCAGGTGCTGACGGGGGATGTGCAACTGCGCTGCCGGGACTTGCTGCGTCAGACGTGTAACACGCTGGATGTGGGCATCTTGAAAGGGGTAGTGAGCAAAGACCATATCCATTTGCACGTCTCGTATCCGCCCGCCTTGGCTGTGATCGAATTAATGCGTCGCTTGAAGGGACGCAGCGCCAAGTTGCTCTTGCAAGAGTTTCCCGAGTTGAAGCGGCGGTATTGGGGCGGTCATTTCTGGGGCATTGGCTACGGGGCCTGGAGTGTCGGTAACATCACAGACGAGCTACTCGAAGCGTATTTGAATCATCACAAGGACCAGCCCAATGGGGACGAGAATTTCATTCTGGAATAG
- a CDS encoding glycosyltransferase family 2 protein, whose product MSTGVRTMRWLVGIGIISLIYFGWWFFANLRIGFPLLFWPLALSIGFKLLLVLHEWAHYVQVRVPVPPAYTPPVRRVDVMTTAFPGEPLDMIIHTLEAMQAIRYPHTSYLCDEGDDPVLRAACLRLGIIHVTRLVKTDAKAGNINHALQQATGEVCVVLDPDHAPTTDFLDQVMPYFEDERIGFVQVVQAYSNQAESLVARAAAEQTYHFYGPLMMGMNGYGTVQAIGANCTFRRAALDSIGGHAVGLTEDMHTAMCLHAAGWRSVYVPEIVSRGLVPASLAAFYSQQLKWSRGAFDLLFRVYPKLFTRFTWSQRIHYLVLPLYFFSGVIALLDLSIPLVSLGISQFPWLVSLNALIRHAFPLLGMALLIRFYAQRWMREPGEGGLHLAGGFLLVGTWWVYTLGFLYAVLGIQVPYLPTPKVGRKYNEWALALPNILFALLLLAACVHSQLVDATGYATSQYIITMMVVSVASAGVLLAATVMGLHRTVFHFMRELAKLPFRGMAMGLHRLQNKLGRLLAGSVSMYSLLIALIGVSSVFFFTYRQQQWLLQVPPEWLLNGGGNETHIGREATPTVDSDTEASTKWKIGLPFNSFQTSTINALTLPAIDPATRLPLQVYKLASKHQIMMITWTVSAQELQNANYWPQLVRQLMVVPGPLLLRPLLQSPSPDRYRRDWALMASTFRAAKVPNVLWVWTPEAADPLLKKFPGVANVNWMATPLVADTLSISFAELRRHLVSNLVNQVPVLLLAPPATGKLSTIANRIAWQYPEIKIVVFAAPKPSISTSPITLNSTNRSFN is encoded by the coding sequence ATGTCGACTGGAGTCAGGACCATGAGGTGGCTGGTGGGCATCGGCATTATTAGCCTGATATATTTCGGGTGGTGGTTCTTCGCCAACCTACGGATTGGATTTCCCTTGTTGTTTTGGCCATTGGCATTGTCCATTGGCTTCAAACTGCTGTTGGTGCTGCACGAGTGGGCACACTATGTACAGGTGCGGGTGCCGGTTCCGCCTGCTTACACCCCGCCGGTACGGCGAGTAGATGTGATGACAACTGCTTTCCCAGGTGAGCCCCTCGACATGATTATTCACACATTGGAAGCGATGCAGGCCATTCGATATCCGCACACCAGCTACCTCTGCGATGAAGGTGATGACCCGGTACTGCGCGCGGCATGCTTGCGCCTGGGTATTATCCATGTCACGAGGCTAGTTAAAACGGATGCTAAAGCAGGCAACATTAACCATGCCCTGCAACAGGCCACAGGCGAGGTGTGCGTGGTGCTAGACCCAGACCATGCGCCTACGACCGATTTTCTGGACCAAGTAATGCCCTATTTCGAAGACGAACGTATTGGGTTTGTACAGGTAGTACAGGCATACAGCAACCAAGCCGAAAGTCTGGTGGCTCGCGCGGCGGCTGAGCAGACCTACCACTTTTATGGTCCTCTGATGATGGGGATGAATGGCTATGGCACCGTGCAAGCCATAGGCGCTAACTGCACCTTTCGGCGTGCGGCGCTTGATTCGATTGGCGGGCACGCCGTCGGACTCACCGAAGATATGCATACAGCTATGTGCTTGCATGCGGCGGGCTGGCGTTCGGTTTATGTCCCCGAAATTGTGAGCCGGGGCTTGGTACCAGCTTCGCTGGCTGCCTTCTATTCGCAGCAGCTTAAGTGGTCACGAGGGGCTTTTGATTTACTGTTTCGGGTGTACCCGAAGCTGTTTACGCGTTTTACTTGGTCCCAGCGTATTCATTATTTAGTGCTGCCGCTCTATTTCTTCTCGGGCGTAATTGCCCTCCTAGACCTAAGTATTCCGTTGGTATCACTCGGAATCAGCCAGTTTCCGTGGCTGGTATCACTCAATGCGCTAATCCGGCATGCATTTCCGCTGCTGGGTATGGCGTTACTTATCCGCTTTTACGCACAACGATGGATGCGCGAGCCCGGCGAAGGGGGCCTGCACTTAGCAGGTGGCTTTTTGCTAGTGGGCACTTGGTGGGTGTACACGCTAGGTTTCCTGTACGCGGTGCTGGGAATACAGGTGCCCTACCTGCCCACCCCCAAAGTAGGCCGCAAATACAACGAATGGGCACTGGCACTACCTAACATCTTATTTGCGTTGCTCCTGCTCGCGGCTTGTGTACATAGCCAACTGGTAGATGCCACCGGCTATGCCACCAGCCAATATATTATCACAATGATGGTGGTATCAGTAGCAAGCGCCGGGGTTTTACTGGCTGCTACGGTGATGGGGTTGCACCGAACAGTATTTCACTTTATGCGGGAACTGGCCAAGCTTCCCTTTCGGGGTATGGCTATGGGGCTGCACCGCTTACAAAATAAATTAGGGAGGTTGCTGGCAGGCAGCGTGAGTATGTATAGCTTACTGATAGCCCTGATTGGCGTATCCTCTGTATTTTTTTTCACCTATCGTCAACAGCAATGGCTATTGCAGGTCCCTCCTGAGTGGCTCCTAAATGGCGGCGGCAATGAAACGCATATAGGACGGGAAGCCACGCCAACTGTTGATTCCGATACCGAAGCTTCAACCAAATGGAAAATCGGGCTCCCTTTTAACTCATTCCAAACCTCGACCATCAATGCTCTTACACTACCTGCTATCGACCCAGCTACCCGATTGCCCCTACAGGTGTATAAGCTGGCCAGCAAGCATCAAATTATGATGATTACGTGGACGGTGAGTGCCCAGGAACTGCAAAACGCTAATTACTGGCCGCAGCTCGTTCGTCAACTAATGGTCGTTCCGGGGCCGTTGCTGTTGCGGCCGCTACTGCAATCGCCGTCACCCGACCGCTATCGTCGGGACTGGGCGCTCATGGCCAGCACCTTTCGAGCTGCCAAAGTACCAAATGTACTTTGGGTTTGGACGCCGGAAGCTGCGGACCCGTTGCTGAAAAAATTTCCCGGCGTGGCGAATGTGAACTGGATGGCTACACCGCTGGTCGCAGATACCCTCTCAATTAGTTTTGCGGAGCTGCGCCGACACTTGGTTTCAAATTTGGTCAACCAAGTTCCCGTGTTATTGCTGGCTCCCCCTGCCACCGGTAAGCTTAGTACGATAGCAAACCGTATTGCTTGGCAATACCCCGAAATCAAGATAGTAGTGTTTGCGGCGCCAAAACCGTCAATATCTACTTCTCCAATAACGCTTAACTCCACGAATCGCTCCTTCAACTGA